Proteins from one Halanaerobiaceae bacterium ANBcell28 genomic window:
- a CDS encoding sigma-70 family RNA polymerase sigma factor — protein sequence MDLYFKELSKINILAPEDEEFLWQKYKQEDDYQSRQELIKAYQPLVFKVAKQISDRQDVLMDLIQEGNIGLIDAVDTYNPSRGTKFSTFAIYHIRGRGLDYLKNGIKELSFPLDIYPDEFEDKVVDKDAFDRIIKSLKELPDREKAIIEGIYLADKKADSLALEMEISLSYLYRLQKKAIKRLRGKLSRFIMKWK from the coding sequence ATGGATCTTTATTTCAAAGAATTAAGTAAAATTAATATATTAGCTCCTGAGGATGAAGAATTTTTATGGCAGAAATATAAACAAGAGGATGACTATCAATCACGACAAGAATTAATTAAAGCTTATCAACCTCTTGTTTTTAAAGTAGCTAAGCAGATTAGTGATAGACAGGATGTTTTAATGGATTTAATTCAAGAAGGAAATATAGGCTTGATTGATGCTGTTGATACCTATAATCCTTCACGTGGTACTAAATTTAGTACTTTTGCTATTTATCACATTAGGGGGAGAGGCCTAGATTATTTGAAAAATGGCATTAAGGAACTATCCTTTCCCTTGGATATATATCCAGATGAGTTTGAAGATAAAGTAGTCGATAAAGATGCTTTTGATAGAATAATAAAAAGTCTAAAAGAGCTTCCAGACCGAGAAAAAGCGATTATAGAGGGAATATATCTAGCAGATAAAAAGGCAGATAGTCTGGCTTTAGAAATGGAAATAAGTCTTTCTTATCTTTATAGATTGCAGAAAAAAGCAATTAAAAGATTGCGTGGAAAATTGTCTCGCTTTATTATGAAATGGAAGTAA